From one Thermococcus celericrescens genomic stretch:
- a CDS encoding type II toxin-antitoxin system VapC family toxin — protein MGSLTAFVDTNVIIEHLEGNIDLLDIMERFNVLYSNSIVFSEALMVYLRALTGERPYTLKHNPGIIRNLREELLDFSRLFELFLDLEINRAVETLAVEYMIKYGLLPNDALILATCKFHDVKYLISFDSDFANACEKEGISLLSTQGEITGLGDVP, from the coding sequence ATGGGGTCTTTGACGGCCTTTGTGGATACCAACGTGATAATTGAGCATTTGGAGGGCAATATCGACCTTCTCGACATAATGGAGAGGTTTAACGTCCTGTATTCCAACAGCATAGTGTTCAGTGAGGCTCTTATGGTGTACCTGAGGGCATTAACTGGCGAACGCCCGTACACACTCAAGCACAACCCTGGTATTATCCGGAACCTAAGGGAGGAGCTCCTGGACTTCTCAAGGCTTTTTGAACTTTTCCTTGATCTGGAGATAAACAGGGCTGTTGAAACCCTTGCCGTTGAGTACATGATAAAATACGGCCTGCTACCGAATGATGCACTCATCCTTGCAACCTGTAAGTTTCACGACGTCAAGTATCTAATTTCGTTTGACAGCGATTTTGCTAATGCTTGTGAGAAGGAAGGGATATCCCTTCTTAGTACCCAAGGGGAGATAACCGGGCTTGGTGATGTCCCGTGA
- a CDS encoding DUF2283 domain-containing protein — MITYDPNHDVMYIKFGGGEIVDTIEVGEGVLIDVGKDGRIIGIEIINASTRVGPNPLGEISIRLQEAAV; from the coding sequence ATGATAACGTACGACCCAAATCACGACGTGATGTACATCAAGTTTGGTGGGGGAGAAATAGTTGACACAATCGAGGTTGGAGAGGGAGTGCTCATAGACGTTGGCAAGGACGGCAGGATAATAGGAATCGAAATAATAAACGCATCCACTAGAGTCGGCCCAAATCCCCTCGGCGAAATCTCAATAAGGCTCCAGGAAGCAGCCGTGTGA
- a CDS encoding DUF4258 domain-containing protein, whose amino-acid sequence MKRVVFIAHALERLRDRKISKELVIQALNEPDSVDTGYIGRKIAQKILNGKLIRVIYEETEDEILVITAYITSKVEKYTG is encoded by the coding sequence ATGAAACGAGTCGTCTTCATAGCCCATGCACTCGAAAGGCTAAGGGACAGAAAAATTTCAAAGGAACTCGTAATTCAGGCCCTTAACGAGCCAGACTCCGTCGATACAGGTTACATAGGACGAAAAATCGCTCAAAAGATTTTAAATGGAAAGCTTATACGGGTGATTTATGAAGAGACAGAGGATGAAATCCTTGTCATCACAGCATATATAACCTCCAAGGTTGAAAAATACACTGGGTGA
- the rfbC gene encoding dTDP-4-dehydrorhamnose 3,5-epimerase — protein sequence MPFEFKRLEIPDVILIKPKVFEDERGFFMETYKKSDFEKAGIKGEFVQDNHSKSRYGVLRGLHFQREPYAQAKIVRVVRGVIYDVAVDLRRDSPTFGKWVGVILSEHNKYQLYIPRGFAHGFVVLSDVAEVVYKVDNVYAPDHEGGIIWNDPEIGIDWPVDDPIVSEKDRKWPTLREAVERGWAF from the coding sequence ATGCCGTTCGAATTTAAAAGGCTGGAAATCCCTGATGTTATCCTGATCAAGCCCAAAGTCTTCGAGGACGAACGGGGCTTCTTCATGGAAACTTACAAGAAATCAGATTTTGAAAAGGCCGGAATCAAAGGAGAGTTCGTCCAGGACAACCACTCAAAGTCTAGATATGGAGTGCTCAGGGGCCTGCACTTCCAGAGAGAGCCCTACGCGCAGGCCAAGATCGTGAGGGTAGTTAGGGGAGTCATATACGACGTCGCCGTTGATCTGAGGAGGGATTCCCCCACATTTGGCAAGTGGGTCGGCGTCATTCTCTCGGAGCACAACAAATACCAGCTCTACATCCCGAGGGGCTTTGCCCACGGTTTCGTTGTGCTGAGCGACGTTGCAGAAGTGGTCTACAAGGTGGACAACGTCTACGCCCCTGACCATGAAGGCGGGATAATCTGGAACGACCCCGAGATAGGAATCGACTGGCCTGTGGATGACCCCATAGTCTCGGAAAAGGACAGAAAGTGGCCGACGCTGAGGGAGGCCGTTGAGAGGGGATGGGCATTTTGA
- a CDS encoding PIN domain-containing protein translates to MYLVDTNVFLEILLDQENADNAERFLRETPPSELAVSDFSVYSIGIILFKQKKHGVFREFVEDVLLRGGLSLLRLTPFDFESLVEASRKFHLDFDDAYQYTLARKYGLRIVSYDLDFDATDICRVTPLQAMR, encoded by the coding sequence ATGTATCTAGTTGATACCAACGTGTTCCTTGAAATCCTTCTTGATCAGGAAAACGCTGATAACGCGGAGAGGTTCCTTAGAGAAACTCCACCCAGCGAGCTTGCCGTCTCGGATTTCTCGGTTTACTCAATAGGGATAATACTCTTCAAGCAGAAGAAACACGGGGTCTTCCGGGAGTTCGTTGAGGACGTTCTCCTGCGCGGTGGGCTCTCCCTGCTGAGACTCACTCCCTTTGATTTTGAATCCCTGGTTGAAGCCTCCCGTAAATTCCACCTCGATTTTGACGATGCGTACCAGTACACCTTGGCCCGTAAATACGGCCTCCGCATAGTCAGCTACGATTTGGATTTTGATGCAACCGATATCTGTAGGGTTACGCCACTTCAGGCGATGAGGTGA
- a CDS encoding DUF2281 domain-containing protein: MEDAYKLFQQLPDDLKEEVLDYIEFLLERNARRRRSPMKFGWRGGLKELRKKYTSVELQHKALEWWG, encoded by the coding sequence ATGGAGGACGCTTACAAGCTCTTTCAGCAGCTCCCAGATGACCTCAAGGAGGAGGTGCTGGACTACATCGAGTTCCTCCTGGAGAGGAACGCGCGCAGGAGACGCTCCCCCATGAAGTTTGGATGGCGCGGGGGGCTGAAGGAGCTCAGGAAGAAGTACACTTCCGTGGAGCTTCAGCACAAGGCCCTTGAATGGTGGGGCTGA
- a CDS encoding type II toxin-antitoxin system VapC family toxin: protein MGEDKKKLYDTNVLIDLAKSGENPGDGYTTALNLVEYPKGVSLDLGVLIPSPKEYALAVKLSEKLVKAGTPVPAVDVIIAAVAISRGMTLVTKDRHFSRIKKVAPELRLELVG from the coding sequence ATGGGAGAGGACAAAAAGAAACTCTACGACACGAACGTCCTGATCGACCTCGCTAAAAGCGGCGAGAACCCCGGGGACGGCTATACAACGGCGCTGAACCTTGTGGAATACCCAAAGGGGGTCTCTCTGGATCTGGGAGTCCTCATACCATCGCCCAAAGAATACGCTCTGGCTGTTAAGCTCTCAGAGAAACTTGTAAAGGCAGGCACCCCTGTTCCCGCCGTGGACGTGATAATCGCCGCCGTTGCAATATCCAGGGGGATGACCCTCGTGACAAAGGATAGACATTTCTCGCGCATAAAGAAGGTCGCTCCCGAGCTCAGACTCGAACTGGTTGGATGA